In a single window of the Planctomycetia bacterium genome:
- a CDS encoding type IV secretory system conjugative DNA transfer family protein, whose product MLGTLLKCMSRKRPKVDTWNLTAPLLSLGKYESISRMRAMSGVFIAGQTGSGKSTSSAAHLAHAMLRAGFGGLVLSVKSERENWVRLCSEAGRLRDLMIVDANCNWRFNPIDFEATRPGAGAGHTENIVHLLTTLLQTAGRANGRSDGREDSHYWMNANKQLLRNAIDLVMLAHGRVTVQDLYQIVISAPRSPEEVRSLDWRKQSYCFQCMELADKREKTQRQANDFALVADYFLIEYPCLSDKTRSVIVSTFTSLVDCLQRGILRDLFCTDNTITPKAVEDGKIILVDIPVKEFGQVGLFANMIWKLSFQKSIERRNIQSSPRPVFLWADEGHHFIHNEDSLWQSTCRSSRVASVLITQNIPNLDVALGGGDTGRAEAESLIANFGTLVFHCNTCQRTNDLAAGLIGKSLRCFANGNMSHQVDDWPMATLGLGSSGQTSGGFSEQLSYTVEPSEFTLLRTGGPQNGWEADAIVIKSGETFRSTGRIYMPVTFKQRI is encoded by the coding sequence ATGTTGGGAACATTGCTGAAATGCATGTCGCGCAAGCGCCCGAAAGTAGATACATGGAACCTGACCGCTCCATTGCTGTCACTGGGGAAGTATGAGTCCATCTCTCGAATGCGGGCCATGTCCGGCGTTTTCATCGCCGGCCAGACCGGCAGCGGAAAATCCACCTCATCGGCTGCTCACCTAGCCCACGCCATGCTGCGGGCGGGGTTCGGTGGGCTGGTCTTGAGCGTCAAGAGCGAGCGCGAGAACTGGGTGCGGCTGTGCAGCGAAGCCGGAAGGCTACGAGACCTCATGATCGTAGATGCCAACTGCAATTGGCGGTTCAACCCGATCGATTTTGAGGCCACTCGACCCGGGGCTGGGGCCGGGCACACTGAGAACATCGTGCATTTGCTCACGACCCTGCTCCAGACAGCGGGCCGTGCCAACGGACGAAGCGACGGACGCGAGGACAGTCACTATTGGATGAACGCCAACAAGCAGCTTCTTCGCAACGCCATCGATTTGGTCATGCTTGCCCACGGGCGCGTGACGGTTCAAGATCTTTATCAGATCGTCATCTCGGCCCCGAGGTCGCCCGAAGAGGTGCGATCACTCGATTGGCGGAAGCAGTCTTACTGCTTCCAGTGCATGGAGCTGGCGGACAAGCGAGAGAAAACACAACGGCAGGCCAACGACTTCGCCCTGGTGGCGGACTATTTCCTGATTGAATATCCCTGCCTCAGCGACAAAACGAGAAGCGTCATTGTTTCGACTTTCACGTCACTGGTCGATTGCCTCCAGCGCGGAATTCTGCGCGATCTCTTCTGCACCGACAACACCATCACACCGAAGGCAGTCGAAGACGGCAAGATCATCCTGGTGGACATCCCGGTCAAGGAATTCGGGCAGGTCGGCTTATTTGCCAACATGATCTGGAAACTCTCGTTCCAGAAATCCATCGAACGCCGCAACATCCAGTCGAGCCCGCGCCCGGTCTTCCTCTGGGCGGACGAGGGCCATCATTTTATTCACAACGAGGATTCGTTGTGGCAGTCCACCTGCCGCAGTTCGCGGGTGGCTTCTGTCCTCATCACTCAGAATATCCCAAACCTCGACGTGGCCCTGGGCGGTGGCGACACCGGCCGTGCAGAAGCTGAGAGCTTGATTGCAAACTTCGGCACGCTTGTTTTTCACTGTAACACCTGCCAGCGGACCAACGATCTGGCGGCGGGACTCATCGGGAAATCGCTGCGTTGTTTTGCCAACGGCAACATGAGCCATCAGGTGGACGACTGGCCGATGGCGACTTTGGGACTGGGAAGCAGTGGCCAAACCAGTGGGGGATTTAGCGAACAGCTTTCGTACACCGTCGAGCCTTCCGAGTTCACTTTGCTCCGCACCGGCGGGCCGCAGAACGGCTGGGAGGCTGACGCCATCGTTATCAAGAGCGGAGAGACATTCAGGAGTACAGGCCGGATTTACATGCCGGTGACGTTTAAGCAACGGATTTAG
- a CDS encoding PEP-CTERM sorting domain-containing protein, with protein MRSVVLSLTLSVGMLASISDGAKGVVPAQLIVKVGDIHGGRTVSALNSPFTDGNGKVGFVSSFSDSTRGVWHSSGFVFNSSDLLPNTATGSEGTMGVSNTGGFIYSPSYNGEDSVVTHGGKLLAGGDTIMSLPGRFSTFSSRPRMLPDGTAYWIGGSSATSGGSSSNRHLLKATDPTDPMSITAVISGGDVIDGKTVETGSSNFDFEMSDNGLHLVQVLDMATGSSANDMHVYRDGSLILQEGTAVGDGTNWEGLDIVAINNLGDWILTGDTTGATATDEFVAFKGEIKVREGDTLDGTTIASGASLRAASINNLGGVVHMWGWGSGATAQEHLFYGLGDTLQNSIRLLSVGDILDTNNDTMGDWLITDFEASATIGPGLDLADDGFVHLEVSMTPVGGGDEVEAIIRLAVPEPGSLSLLALGVLAIARRRGR; from the coding sequence ATGCGCAGTGTCGTGTTAAGTCTCACGCTGTCCGTGGGGATGCTGGCGAGCATTAGCGATGGCGCGAAGGGCGTGGTGCCCGCCCAGCTCATTGTGAAGGTCGGTGACATCCACGGTGGGCGCACCGTGTCGGCGTTGAATTCACCATTTACGGATGGTAACGGCAAGGTGGGATTCGTCTCATCCTTCAGCGACAGCACGCGGGGGGTATGGCACAGCAGCGGATTCGTTTTCAACAGCAGCGACCTTTTGCCGAACACCGCAACTGGAAGCGAAGGCACGATGGGCGTCAGCAACACCGGCGGGTTCATCTACAGCCCTTCGTATAACGGCGAAGACTCCGTCGTGACACACGGCGGGAAACTTCTGGCCGGCGGTGACACTATCATGAGCCTGCCCGGTCGGTTTAGTACATTCAGCAGTCGGCCGCGGATGCTTCCGGACGGTACGGCATACTGGATCGGCGGCAGTTCGGCGACCTCCGGCGGAAGCTCGTCGAATCGGCATCTGCTCAAGGCGACGGATCCGACCGACCCGATGAGCATTACGGCTGTCATTTCCGGCGGTGATGTCATTGACGGGAAGACGGTTGAAACCGGATCGTCGAATTTTGATTTTGAGATGTCCGACAACGGTTTGCACCTGGTTCAGGTCCTGGACATGGCGACGGGTTCGTCGGCGAACGACATGCATGTATATCGCGATGGCTCGTTGATCCTTCAGGAGGGCACGGCCGTTGGCGACGGAACCAACTGGGAAGGGCTGGATATCGTCGCGATCAATAACCTGGGCGACTGGATCCTCACCGGAGACACGACAGGTGCGACGGCCACCGATGAGTTCGTCGCCTTCAAGGGCGAGATCAAGGTTCGCGAGGGCGACACGCTGGACGGCACCACGATTGCAAGTGGAGCGAGCCTGCGTGCGGCGAGCATCAATAACCTCGGCGGCGTCGTTCACATGTGGGGCTGGGGCAGCGGCGCGACGGCGCAGGAGCATTTGTTCTATGGACTGGGAGACACACTTCAGAATTCGATCCGGCTCCTGAGCGTCGGCGATATTCTTGACACCAATAACGACACGATGGGCGACTGGCTTATCACCGACTTCGAGGCGAGTGCGACGATCGGGCCGGGTCTCGATTTGGCGGATGACGGCTTTGTGCATCTTGAAGTGAGCATGACGCCGGTCGGCGGCGGCGATGAAGTTGAGGCGATTATTCGCCTCGCCGTGCCGGAGCCGGGCAGTCTTTCGCTGCTGGCCCTGGGCGTTCTGGCGATTGCCCGACGCAGAGGGCGGTAA
- a CDS encoding sigma-70 family RNA polymerase sigma factor encodes MNQEDHILQATQGNGEALEKLLRRYRPWMGQVALHAASLQLRRYADTDEIVQHALTTCFRLIKGLEVRQNPQKKFEAWLATVVHNAVRHFGRKRKLALLDLASNVMDAAPQKGPTASKLQRRKERYERLNAAIAKLPEDTQAMFELRLKGMTLSQIATALGVKRATVNSRISRALEVLRETLGSTSLNFSSE; translated from the coding sequence ATGAATCAGGAAGACCACATCCTTCAAGCTACCCAAGGGAATGGCGAAGCGCTGGAGAAGCTCCTGCGTCGCTATCGACCGTGGATGGGCCAAGTCGCACTACATGCGGCATCGCTCCAGTTGCGTCGCTACGCCGATACCGACGAGATCGTCCAGCATGCCTTGACGACGTGTTTCCGCCTCATCAAGGGGCTGGAAGTGAGGCAAAATCCGCAAAAGAAATTCGAAGCATGGCTGGCGACGGTCGTTCACAACGCCGTCCGCCATTTCGGCCGCAAGCGCAAGCTCGCCTTGCTTGACTTGGCCAGTAACGTGATGGACGCAGCACCCCAAAAAGGGCCTACGGCGAGCAAGCTCCAGCGTAGAAAGGAGCGTTACGAACGGTTGAATGCCGCCATCGCCAAGCTGCCCGAAGACACGCAAGCGATGTTCGAATTGCGGCTCAAGGGTATGACCCTGTCGCAAATCGCCACTGCGCTCGGCGTAAAAAGAGCGACGGTCAACTCGCGTATTAGCCGTGCCCTCGAAGTCCTAAGGGAGACGCTCGGTTCCACATCGCTTAACTTTTCGTCGGAGTAG
- a CDS encoding protein kinase: protein MAGHQQNAAISQLIDAFLAGPSQTSADIEAFCSAYPAMPELHQEIANAVKVRQARMRARIPVTQQASSGSSDTEGLPDRPRSFGRYALRSRIGGGGFGEVYHATRNDSQRAFAVKILRDEHIGQPEVMRRFRKEAQIVARLRHPGIVPVHEIGEVNGRPFIAMKHVRGVDLHRFTRAEPIDPNLAARIVANAADACHSANEAGVIHRDIKPENILVEEGGRVLVVDFGLAKQLDAGTKLTKSLQRLGTPHYMPPEQADPRLGPISPSCDVYGLGATLYFLLTGRPPFPVTAGVGSDATLHQIAWDRPVFPAKLNPAVPQALERVCLQCLEKSPLDRYATVAHLATDLRRFVAGEQVAARMPGRILRVRRWCARRPVATTVLAIAALAMFGGSAASIHFATRAQSAEIREKTATSDRIRREYIADMRDAQTALNRGETPVAIALLDKYVHIGTDDDPRGFEWYYLRRVAASPSPSNITRKGTIWNRIALSAEGDKIACTDQEGRLTIFRVEDGTQLSKHDDHRITDFAFFPEGSRAIALTDNNRLIIIDAATGAVTRQSPTGFITSCLALSPDGSTCFIGSPGNDLQIWSIPSFDSTDLARNHKRGMFNRSLDVQNGSVTAATFHPRDSKIAIGFENGVTQVWDIPSAEITTRGPVHTGPVTGISFDNEGSRLVSQSYGVYNMPTGRWLNGQVFVWNPTNGKTDCTIEPHHQIVMHESVDSNLSYLQLGFLRSYFSADENEIITTGPFAVQRWEIPRGHLTGQFVGSGSRVHALTMSQNGMFIAAVDATGNLRVWPIDDSGSARTVFCEKGGIRAMHGNGNRLAILYELGVDEIIGVHGPSYGRSDWREIALFDTRSGETERLLKQHSQTDELNLLPNGFAFGTSPFRLAPNADSLDWEKILRSIPKHSALAVNPNGELIAIGYENGDLEIWDATRIAKAHSLPHHQGEMTSLAFSTDGRWLATGGMDRRINVFDCQQWESIATLQGHRREIGGLAFSPNGLRLASGSGLLRIESTQPGEVRLWDFAVGQLCLELSAGSTDIYPGVAWSGDGEHLFAAANALPAAQSTIEPGRVVVWEIGESRTPASPPEPQDESNPE from the coding sequence ATGGCGGGCCACCAACAAAACGCTGCGATTTCCCAGTTGATAGACGCCTTTCTCGCCGGACCGTCCCAAACATCGGCAGACATCGAAGCCTTCTGTTCGGCCTATCCCGCGATGCCCGAGCTTCACCAGGAGATCGCCAACGCGGTCAAAGTACGCCAAGCCCGCATGCGCGCGAGAATACCCGTCACCCAACAGGCATCAAGCGGCTCGAGCGACACCGAAGGGTTGCCAGACCGACCAAGGTCGTTCGGGAGATACGCTCTTCGCAGTCGCATTGGCGGCGGCGGATTCGGCGAAGTGTATCACGCTACCCGCAACGACTCGCAACGAGCGTTCGCCGTCAAGATTCTCCGTGACGAGCACATCGGTCAGCCGGAAGTGATGAGACGCTTCCGCAAGGAAGCGCAGATCGTCGCCCGGTTGCGACATCCGGGCATCGTACCCGTGCACGAAATCGGCGAAGTAAATGGACGGCCGTTTATCGCCATGAAGCACGTGAGAGGCGTTGACCTTCACCGTTTTACGCGCGCCGAGCCGATTGATCCCAATCTCGCCGCCCGTATCGTTGCGAATGCAGCCGATGCCTGCCACAGCGCCAATGAGGCGGGCGTCATTCACCGCGACATAAAACCGGAAAACATTCTCGTCGAAGAAGGCGGTCGGGTATTGGTTGTGGACTTCGGCTTGGCCAAGCAGCTTGACGCGGGAACGAAACTGACCAAATCCCTCCAACGACTCGGTACGCCGCATTACATGCCGCCCGAACAAGCCGACCCCCGACTCGGACCGATTTCGCCGTCATGCGACGTGTACGGCTTAGGCGCGACGCTTTATTTTCTTCTTACCGGCCGTCCCCCGTTTCCTGTCACCGCAGGCGTAGGCAGTGATGCGACCCTACACCAGATCGCGTGGGACCGTCCCGTTTTCCCTGCCAAACTCAATCCTGCCGTGCCCCAGGCCCTTGAGCGCGTTTGTCTGCAATGTCTTGAAAAATCACCGCTCGACCGCTACGCCACTGTGGCCCATCTCGCCACAGATCTTCGGAGATTCGTTGCCGGAGAGCAGGTTGCCGCGCGGATGCCCGGACGCATCCTCAGGGTTCGACGATGGTGCGCGCGGCGGCCCGTCGCTACCACCGTCTTGGCAATTGCCGCGCTTGCCATGTTCGGCGGATCGGCCGCGTCTATTCACTTCGCCACGCGCGCCCAGTCAGCGGAAATCCGCGAAAAGACAGCTACCAGCGACCGGATTCGGCGAGAGTACATCGCCGACATGCGAGACGCCCAGACGGCGCTGAACAGAGGAGAAACCCCCGTCGCAATCGCGCTACTCGACAAGTATGTCCACATTGGCACTGATGATGACCCTAGGGGATTTGAGTGGTACTACCTGCGCCGCGTTGCAGCCTCGCCATCGCCGTCCAACATTACACGCAAAGGCACGATCTGGAATCGGATCGCGCTCAGCGCGGAAGGCGACAAAATAGCGTGCACCGATCAGGAAGGCCGTTTGACCATTTTCCGCGTGGAGGATGGTACTCAGTTATCCAAGCATGATGATCATCGCATCACGGATTTCGCCTTTTTTCCAGAAGGAAGCCGTGCCATCGCACTTACCGACAATAATCGTCTCATCATCATCGATGCCGCCACCGGGGCGGTCACCCGCCAGTCGCCTACGGGATTCATAACCAGTTGTTTGGCTTTGTCGCCCGATGGGAGCACATGCTTCATTGGCAGTCCCGGAAACGATCTTCAAATCTGGTCGATACCGAGTTTTGATTCGACTGACTTGGCGAGAAACCACAAGCGAGGCATGTTCAACCGCAGCCTGGATGTTCAGAATGGATCCGTGACTGCGGCTACTTTTCACCCTCGCGATTCCAAGATCGCAATTGGCTTTGAGAACGGCGTGACTCAGGTCTGGGATATTCCAAGTGCTGAAATTACGACGCGAGGACCTGTGCATACCGGACCGGTCACCGGCATTTCGTTTGACAACGAAGGATCGCGCCTCGTTAGCCAGAGTTATGGCGTTTACAACATGCCGACCGGTCGCTGGCTTAACGGCCAAGTCTTTGTCTGGAATCCTACAAATGGGAAGACGGACTGCACCATTGAGCCTCATCATCAAATTGTGATGCATGAATCAGTAGATTCGAACCTTTCGTATCTCCAGCTTGGATTCCTGAGATCGTATTTTTCCGCAGATGAGAATGAAATCATCACGACCGGGCCGTTTGCGGTCCAACGCTGGGAGATCCCTCGGGGACATCTGACGGGGCAGTTTGTCGGCAGCGGCTCACGTGTGCACGCCTTGACCATGAGTCAAAACGGGATGTTCATCGCCGCAGTCGACGCCACCGGTAATCTGCGTGTCTGGCCAATAGATGATTCAGGCTCCGCCCGCACGGTATTCTGTGAGAAGGGAGGTATTCGGGCCATGCATGGAAATGGCAACCGTTTGGCAATTCTGTATGAGTTGGGTGTTGACGAGATCATTGGCGTGCACGGGCCGTCATACGGGCGGTCAGATTGGCGCGAGATCGCGCTCTTCGACACTCGGTCTGGCGAGACGGAACGCCTCTTGAAACAGCATTCCCAGACCGACGAATTGAATCTCCTGCCCAACGGTTTTGCATTCGGCACGTCGCCGTTCCGCCTTGCGCCCAATGCCGACTCACTCGATTGGGAAAAAATCCTGCGATCTATCCCTAAGCACTCCGCACTGGCAGTGAATCCAAACGGCGAATTGATTGCGATTGGCTACGAAAATGGCGATCTGGAAATCTGGGACGCCACCCGCATAGCAAAGGCTCACTCCCTTCCTCATCACCAAGGCGAAATGACCTCACTGGCTTTCTCGACTGACGGACGATGGCTGGCAACCGGCGGAATGGATCGCCGCATCAACGTATTCGATTGCCAACAATGGGAGTCGATAGCCACACTTCAGGGTCATCGCCGTGAAATCGGCGGACTTGCGTTTTCGCCAAACGGCCTCCGCTTGGCAAGCGGCAGCGGTTTGCTGCGGATCGAAAGTACGCAGCCTGGAGAGGTACGACTGTGGGATTTCGCTGTTGGGCAACTTTGTTTGGAGCTTTCGGCGGGAAGTACCGACATCTATCCGGGAGTCGCGTGGAGCGGCGACGGTGAGCACCTATTTGCTGCGGCTAACGCGCTTCCAGCCGCTCAATCCACCATCGAACCGGGGAGAGTCGTCGTATGGGAGATCGGCGAATCCAGGACTCCGGCGTCTCCCCCAGAACCGCAAGACGAATCCAATCCTGAATAG
- the hslV gene encoding ATP-dependent protease subunit HslV, with translation MTRDNGRIRSTTILSVRRDGTVAMGGDGQVTLGDSIVKSDAVKIRRLYKGQVLAGFAGSAADAFALLERFEGKLDEFKGNTKRAAIELAKDWRTDRVLRRLESLLAVADGQTSLIIGGNGDVIEPTDGILAIGSGGTCALAAARALVAHTKLTSQEITEAALGIAGEINIYANQHITVETL, from the coding sequence ATGACAAGGGACAACGGGCGAATTCGATCGACGACGATACTTTCGGTGCGCCGCGATGGGACCGTCGCCATGGGTGGGGACGGGCAGGTGACGCTGGGGGATTCGATCGTCAAGTCGGATGCGGTGAAGATTCGTAGACTCTATAAGGGGCAGGTCTTGGCCGGGTTCGCCGGATCGGCGGCGGATGCGTTCGCGCTGCTGGAGCGGTTTGAGGGCAAGCTGGACGAGTTCAAGGGGAATACGAAGCGAGCGGCGATTGAACTGGCCAAGGACTGGCGGACCGACCGGGTGCTGCGGCGGCTGGAGAGCCTGCTGGCGGTCGCGGACGGGCAAACGAGCCTGATCATCGGTGGCAACGGCGACGTGATAGAGCCGACCGATGGGATTCTGGCGATCGGGAGCGGGGGGACCTGTGCCCTGGCGGCAGCGCGGGCACTGGTGGCCCACACGAAGCTTACATCTCAGGAAATCACGGAGGCGGCGCTAGGAATTGCCGGTGAGATCAACATTTACGCGAATCAGCATATCACCGTCGAGACGCTTTGA
- a CDS encoding tetratricopeptide repeat protein, whose product MSRLEQLQNLLAKEPEDAFLNFGLAMELAKNSRFDESLVQFERVMQFDPNYIAAYFQKAKTLLTMGDEDAAKAELRRGIAQAQACGEMHAKGEMEELLNSL is encoded by the coding sequence TTGTCGAGACTCGAACAGCTTCAGAATCTGCTTGCGAAGGAACCGGAGGATGCATTCCTGAACTTCGGCCTGGCGATGGAACTGGCCAAGAACAGTCGATTTGACGAGAGCCTTGTTCAGTTTGAGCGCGTCATGCAGTTCGACCCGAACTACATCGCCGCCTATTTTCAGAAGGCCAAGACGCTGCTGACGATGGGGGATGAAGACGCGGCGAAGGCCGAGCTTCGCCGGGGAATTGCGCAGGCTCAGGCATGCGGGGAAATGCACGCCAAGGGCGAGATGGAAGAGCTTCTTAATTCCCTCTAA
- a CDS encoding YggU family protein has protein sequence MSSPECIRAVKGGVEIELKVVPGASRSRVVGLLGSALKVQVAAPPEKGKANGAVVKLIAKTLGVGEKAVQIVKGDTSPNKRIRVAGVTPDAAAKALGVGA, from the coding sequence ATGAGCTCGCCAGAGTGCATTCGGGCTGTCAAGGGCGGGGTGGAGATCGAATTGAAGGTTGTGCCGGGCGCGTCGCGCAGCCGAGTCGTCGGGCTATTGGGTTCTGCGCTGAAGGTGCAGGTGGCCGCGCCGCCGGAGAAGGGGAAGGCGAACGGGGCAGTGGTGAAGCTGATCGCGAAGACGCTGGGCGTCGGCGAGAAGGCGGTGCAGATCGTGAAGGGGGATACTTCGCCGAACAAGCGGATCAGGGTCGCGGGGGTGACACCGGATGCGGCGGCGAAGGCGCTGGGAGTTGGCGCGTAA
- a CDS encoding ParB/RepB/Spo0J family partition protein, with the protein MEDKVVQNMPVDTLASRPQVRDEFSQESLIGLAQTIRETGVLQPLMVRREGAEIIVVEGHRRLRAAKMAGLIQVPVIIDDRELSESEVLYRQLVTNCQRQGLTPLEKARAIDKLILESGWSPSEAAVKLGLSPSTISKLLAILSLPSDIQDRVGSPGLGLSAAYQISLAGNAEAQARMADELASGTLTRDDAAARTRVRKSRRRPLAKRERSRVGRNRVAIALGDKRVVTIAGPGLTLTSIIEWMSGLLDRLRGAADQNVDLSEAVKLASGA; encoded by the coding sequence ATGGAAGACAAGGTAGTTCAAAACATGCCAGTGGATACGCTCGCGTCGCGGCCACAGGTGCGGGATGAATTCAGCCAGGAATCGCTGATTGGGCTGGCCCAGACTATTCGGGAAACGGGGGTCCTTCAACCGCTGATGGTCCGCCGTGAAGGGGCTGAGATCATAGTTGTCGAGGGGCATCGGCGACTTCGAGCGGCCAAGATGGCGGGGCTGATCCAGGTGCCGGTCATTATCGACGACCGTGAACTTTCGGAAAGCGAAGTCCTTTACCGGCAACTGGTCACGAATTGTCAGCGGCAAGGGCTGACGCCGCTTGAAAAAGCGCGGGCGATTGACAAGCTCATTCTCGAATCGGGTTGGTCGCCGTCGGAGGCAGCGGTGAAATTGGGTTTGTCACCCTCCACGATTTCCAAGTTATTGGCGATCCTTTCACTGCCATCAGACATCCAGGACCGCGTGGGTAGTCCGGGCCTGGGACTCAGCGCCGCCTATCAAATCTCCCTGGCGGGTAATGCCGAAGCGCAAGCGCGCATGGCTGACGAATTGGCGAGTGGCACACTGACCCGTGACGACGCGGCGGCGCGGACGCGGGTTCGCAAGTCGCGACGCCGGCCGTTGGCGAAGCGCGAGCGCAGCCGGGTCGGACGCAATCGGGTCGCGATTGCGCTGGGGGACAAGCGGGTCGTGACCATCGCCGGGCCGGGTCTGACGCTCACGTCCATAATCGAGTGGATGTCGGGACTCTTGGACCGCCTGCGTGGGGCGGCCGACCAAAACGTGGACTTGTCCGAGGCCGTCAAGCTGGCCTCTGGCGCGTGA